Part of the Gemmatimonas sp. UBA7669 genome, CGAGCAGGACGGTTAACGCGATGGCGTCGGCGAGCGCCGGCGTCCGCCCCCCTGTCATACGCCGGGAGGAGCGACGCCGGCGCCTCTTGCTCTTCGCAATTGTCGCCCTGCTGCTCCTCGGCGTCACGCCAGTCGTCGGACATCACGTGCTCGGCGCGGTACCGTGGCTCTCGGCCGAGCAACATCATCTCGCGATGCTGTGCTTGGTCGCGTTGCACCAATTTCTTGAGCCCGTGCACGACATTGCGCATTGGCTGCTCTACGCGGGCGTCGTGTTCGTTGTATTGGAGCGGGGGCGGGTGCTGTGGCGACACGGACGCGTCATGCGCGACCTTCCACAAGCGCGCGTGAGCCCAGACTCTGCGATGGGACGTGCCGCGCTCGCGGCAGGACTTCGCATCGAGCAAGTGTGGGCCGTGCGTGGACTACCGATGCCTGCCTTTACGACGGGTTGGGTTCGGCCACGGGTCGTCGTTGCGACCGACCTCAGCGAGCGACTTACACCTGACGAGCTCACCGCCGTGCTCGCGCACGAAGCCGTGCACCTGCGGCGACGCGATCCGCTGCGTCTGTTCGCACTTCGCTCGCTGGCCTCGTTGCTGTTTTGGCTTCCCGTCCTTCGCCGAGTCGCCGCTGACTTGGAGGACGAGGTGGAGATCACGGCTGACGATGAAGTGGCGCTGTGCCTCGCGTTGCCGCTCGCCTCAGCTGTGCTCAAGCTCGGCGGGGGGGCATCGACTCCCGTTGCCGCGACAGTGGGATTTCAGCGCGCCGATTTGTTGCCGCGCCGCATTCGGCGTCTTGCCGGCGAGGATGCACTGGTGGTATCACACACGTCCACGCGTTCGCTCATTGCGGCATCGGTGGCATTGCTCCTTGCTTGGAGTTCCGGCGTGATGGTGTTGCATCCACTCAGCGACCCGGGCCAGCACGCAGCCCACGGGCCAGCGCATTGCGACCATCCGGAGGCGAACCCACTCACGCATCTCTTCTGCCGCGGCTGGTCGTTTGGGGGCGATGGATGCCCGCACGAGGCCGCGCGTCGCTCAACGCCGTAATGCCTGCACCGGAAGGCGACGAAGGGTTGTGCCCTTGCGGCGCGGCCAGCCGACAGTAATATTTTACACACAGTAAAGCGCCTTCACCCACTCCTGCTCCCCTATGCGCAATTCCCTTCGTTCGCTTGCCTTCATCGCTGTACTTGCCCTCGCCATCCCGCTGAGCGCCGCGAGCGCCCATCCTCGCCTGCTCAAGTCGACGCCAGCCGCCGACAGTCGCTCCGCAGAAGCGCCACGCGAAGTTGCGCTCACGTTTAATGAATCACTTGATCTCGCGCTCACCCGCGTGACGTTGCACCACGGCGAGATGGCCATCCGCTTGGGAGCGCTTCAGTTCGCCCAGGGCGACGACAAGACCGTGACCGCGAGCATTGTCGGTTCCCTCGCGCCGGGTCGCTACACCGTTCGGTGGCAAGTCACGGGTGATGACGGTCATCCAGTGCGTGGCACGTTCACGTTCGAGGTCCTCGCGGCACGCTCCGCAGCGCCGCCATCCTCGCATCGTGAGCTGACCGCTCGATGATGGAGAGCGTCTTCGGGGTCGAGTCTCCGGCCTTCGTGGCAATTCGGGCGGTACTGTCCGCCTGCACGGTTCTGCTACTGGGCGCGCTCGCATTGCGATTCGTGGTATTGCGTCGTTATGAAGGGCCGGATGCTCGGGAGTTGCGGGATGCCATCGACTCCACGCTTCCGCGGTGGATCTTCGCACTCGGGTTGGTGGCACTGCTCGCAACGTTGGCGAGACTCGGCGCGCAGCACGCTGCGGTGTTCGGTGGTGATGTTGCACCGTCGGGCGAGTCGCTCTCCGCACTCCTGTTTCGCGCGGGGTGGGGGCGCACGTGGTTGGTGGCGCTAGCCAGTGCGGTCGCAGTGACTTGGGTCGCACCTCGACTACGACAGAACACCACAGCAGGGTGGGCGACTCTCGCCGGCGCAGTTTTCGCGTTCACTGTGACGCAACCGTGGTCTGGTCATCCCGCAGCTGCGGCGGAGCCGATGCTGGCGATCGCGACGCAGTTCGTCCATGTGGTCGGCGCCGGTGGATGGCTCGGGAGCCTGGCGCTGCTGACGTTCGTTGCGGTCCCTGCTGCGGGTCGAGTGAGCACAGAGCATGCAAGCAGCGCCGATGCGCGAATCGCCGCACTTGTGCGTGCGTTCAGTCCCACGGCTCTCATCTTTGCCTCGGTGCTTGCGGTCACGGGTCTCGCGACTGCATGGGTCAACCTCGGTAGTGCGGCCGCGCTTTGGCAAAGCGTGTACGGGCGCACGCTTCTGCTTAAGCTTGCGCTTCTCGGGGTTGTAGCTGGGACGGGCGCATACAATTGGCGGCGTGTGCTTCCGTCGCTCGGCCAGTCAAATGGTAGCGCGGCGCTGCGACGGTCTTCACTCGTGGAACTCGCGGCGGGAGTGCTCGTGCTGGTGGTGACTGCGGTGCTTGTCGCCACTCCAATGCCTGGCGAATAGCGCGTAGGACAGGGCCGGCATAACGAAGCTTGCTGGCTGACAGCCACGCTATTGTAGCGCCCGCTTCGCGGGCGCATTTTATGGAGTGTCTGCAGCAGAAGCACACGTTACACCCAAATCATGTGAGAAATCGTTGACATCGACTCTGTCAGAACGTTCAGCTCGCCGTTGGCTCATCTTCAGCGGCTTGTGCTTCGGAGGCTCGCTGATCTTGGCACCATTCTCAAGTGGTCTGAGCCGCTGGCTGGTGCCGCTCAGTACCGGGTGCACGGCGGTCAGCTGGTTTTTCCTTTGGCGGGCGGCACGAAGGGCCGGTTCCGTGCCTACGGATCAGTAGGGATGGCAGGGCTCCTTCATTTGCCGCGCGCCCCGATTCGCCTCCCGGAGACCGCGTACGCTCGCGCAGGTCGTGCCGGGCGCGTTCGGCTATCGGCTGACGGTGGTCAAAGCGGGCGCGACGCCGCACTATTCAGAAAGCCCCCATGTTCAAGACAACAGAATACTTCGCGTACACTCGGGCCAGGGCCGACCGCGCCGCGATTCGGGACGAATGGATCGTGCGGGCGATCGAACATCCGCTTGCCGAGGCGACCCAAGGGGATGGCCGGATTCGTCGATGGGTCTACATTCAAGAGGTAGGGCGGTACCTCCGGGTGGTGCTACTTTCGGACGCGCTCACGGTCCACAACGCCTTCTTTGACCGCAGGTTCGAGCCATGAACGTCAAGTACTTCAGGGATACGGATACGGCGCTACTCGAATTTTCGGACGCCGAAGTGGAAGAGACGCGCGAGATCAGTGAGAACGTCTATGTCGATCTCGACAAGGCAGGCAATCTGGTGAGCATGACGATCGAACATGCGGCGACCGTGGCGCGCCTGCCGCATGTGCGCATCGAGGAGATCGACGCGAGCGCGGCGTAACGTTGCTCGCTGCGCTTCGCGTGGGCACGGTCGCTGGCATCCCCGCCGAACAGGTCTTGCGCTCTTTCCGCGCCAAGCTCGCCCAGTTGTGGCCCGCGAGCTCACGTTGCGCGGGAGGAGTCCGAGGTTGCTTCGCACCGTGATGTCGCCGTTCGCCGTTGCTCGGCGAGGCCATTTCTCAGTACTTCTATCGAAAAGGGTTCTATGGCGATCGTCACCATCTCTACGAGGTTCCAGGTCGTCATTCCCCGGGAAATCCGGAAGGCGCTGCGACTCGAGCCGGGCCAGAAGGTGCAGGCCCTCCAATACCAGAACCGGGTCGAGTTCATCCCCGTGCAGTCTATGAACACGATGCGGGGCTTCCTTAAGGGGATCGACACGACGAGCGTCCGCGAGTAGGACCGCGTGTGAACCTGCTCGATGCCTCAGCGCAGCAGAAACCACCACACGGCGCCGCCGGCTGCCGCCAGTGCCGCACCACCTGCGGCCACCCATTTCATGGCACCACCCGATGACGGCACTTCGCCGCGAGGCGCCGCGCCAGCACGCTTGCTGTTGCTCGACGTGGCCGGCTTTCTCGCAGTGCCGCGCACAGGAGCCGAGGCTTCGGTGGAGATGGCCTGCTGTCCCTTGTCGGGTGTGGGTAGCACCACGGCCACGCTGCGCGGGGACTGACGCGGCGGCGTGGGGGGCGCGGTGTCCTTCACCGGCGCCGGGGCCACGGCTTGGGCAGGCGCGACCACGTCATCGACAATGGCGACTGGCTCCGTGACCACGACGGGCGTCATGGCCTCAACGACCTCGACCGGCTCAATGACCGGCGCGGGCTCGACGAGATCAATGGTCGGGTCGTCCACGATGCCATGCTGCACGGTGAAGCCCAGCATGGCCGGTGGTTCATTCACCGGCGCATCCGTTGCCGGTGTTGGCGCAGCGATCATCTCCGCGGTATCGACGATGTCGATTTCGATGTCCACGGCATCCACCAT contains:
- a CDS encoding copper resistance CopC family protein, which produces MRNSLRSLAFIAVLALAIPLSAASAHPRLLKSTPAADSRSAEAPREVALTFNESLDLALTRVTLHHGEMAIRLGALQFAQGDDKTVTASIVGSLAPGRYTVRWQVTGDDGHPVRGTFTFEVLAARSAAPPSSHRELTAR
- a CDS encoding M56 family metallopeptidase, whose translation is MLCLVALHQFLEPVHDIAHWLLYAGVVFVVLERGRVLWRHGRVMRDLPQARVSPDSAMGRAALAAGLRIEQVWAVRGLPMPAFTTGWVRPRVVVATDLSERLTPDELTAVLAHEAVHLRRRDPLRLFALRSLASLLFWLPVLRRVAADLEDEVEITADDEVALCLALPLASAVLKLGGGASTPVAATVGFQRADLLPRRIRRLAGEDALVVSHTSTRSLIAASVALLLAWSSGVMVLHPLSDPGQHAAHGPAHCDHPEANPLTHLFCRGWSFGGDGCPHEAARRSTP
- a CDS encoding copper resistance D family protein — its product is MMESVFGVESPAFVAIRAVLSACTVLLLGALALRFVVLRRYEGPDARELRDAIDSTLPRWIFALGLVALLATLARLGAQHAAVFGGDVAPSGESLSALLFRAGWGRTWLVALASAVAVTWVAPRLRQNTTAGWATLAGAVFAFTVTQPWSGHPAAAAEPMLAIATQFVHVVGAGGWLGSLALLTFVAVPAAGRVSTEHASSADARIAALVRAFSPTALIFASVLAVTGLATAWVNLGSAAALWQSVYGRTLLLKLALLGVVAGTGAYNWRRVLPSLGQSNGSAALRRSSLVELAAGVLVLVVTAVLVATPMPGE
- a CDS encoding AbrB/MazE/SpoVT family DNA-binding domain-containing protein yields the protein MAIVTISTRFQVVIPREIRKALRLEPGQKVQALQYQNRVEFIPVQSMNTMRGFLKGIDTTSVRE
- a CDS encoding DUF2283 domain-containing protein, producing the protein MNVKYFRDTDTALLEFSDAEVEETREISENVYVDLDKAGNLVSMTIEHAATVARLPHVRIEEIDASAA